A stretch of the Deinococcus sp. Leaf326 genome encodes the following:
- the rpsB gene encoding 30S ribosomal protein S2, with amino-acid sequence MSYISMKQLLEAGVHFGHETKRWNPKFKRFIFAERNGIFIIDLQKTLKQVDRSFDYIKDLAERGGVILFVGTKKQAQEIVELEARRTGMPFVTSRWLGGMLTNFRTMRTRIDRLNELDDMFESGRINDRPKAERVELGTERERLLRFVGGIRKMTRLPDAIFVVDPTKEVIAVQEANKLGIPVIALADTDSDPDVIDYIVPGNDDAIRSIQLITHRIGDLLVEARGGGEDVSGERVEGGTAEIAGAEQAENGEEAVLTTTQGRS; translated from the coding sequence ATGTCGTACATCAGCATGAAGCAGTTGCTCGAAGCCGGCGTGCACTTCGGCCATGAAACCAAGCGTTGGAACCCCAAGTTCAAGCGATTCATCTTCGCCGAGCGCAACGGCATCTTCATCATCGACCTGCAGAAGACCCTCAAGCAGGTCGACCGCAGCTTCGACTACATCAAGGACCTCGCCGAGCGCGGCGGCGTCATCCTGTTCGTTGGCACCAAGAAGCAGGCGCAGGAAATCGTGGAACTCGAGGCCCGCCGCACCGGCATGCCCTTCGTGACCAGCCGCTGGCTGGGCGGCATGCTCACCAACTTCCGCACCATGCGCACCCGCATCGACCGCCTCAACGAACTCGACGACATGTTCGAGTCGGGCCGCATCAACGACCGCCCCAAAGCGGAGCGTGTGGAGCTGGGCACCGAGCGCGAGCGTCTGCTGCGTTTCGTGGGCGGCATCCGCAAGATGACCCGCCTGCCCGACGCGATCTTCGTGGTGGACCCCACCAAGGAAGTCATCGCCGTGCAGGAAGCCAACAAGCTCGGAATTCCCGTCATCGCCCTGGCCGATACCGACTCGGACCCCGATGTCATCGACTACATCGTGCCCGGCAACGACGACGCTATCCGCAGCATCCAGCTCATCACGCACCGCATCGGTGACCTGCTGGTCGAGGCGCGCGGCGGCGGCGAAGACGTGAGCGGCGAGCGTGTCGAAGGCGGCACCGCCGAGATCGCGGGTGCCGAGCAGGCCGAGAACGGCGAAGAAGCCGTCCTCACCACCACGCAGGGCCGCAGCTAA